The genomic interval TCACCACCCTGCCggcctcctctctgcccccTTCGGCCAACCGTCCCTCAGGTGGTGCGAGGGAGTAGAGGAGGCGAAGGTCCCCCTTGCTTTCTTCCTTGATGGCCAAGGTAGAGGGAGCCGAGCAGCCGTTGGCCGCAAGCGTTAACGGAGGAGTCAGCGAGGAGGGTAAGGAGGTCGTTGTCAATGCgcttagagagggagaggattcGTGGCAGTGGGCCGAGTTAAAATGGTCGAGGAGGGCCGACGAATCGGGTGCCGTGAAGTCACAGCGTCGGCAACGGCAACACGCGTGGACCCGCCTGCGGAGAGATGGGGGGGATATTTCCTTTCAATAAGCTCAATCATGCAACAATGCTGCTTCAGTGTGAACACGGACTCGCTCTTCACATTCCTGGGAGGGGGGCTGAACACAGGTACATTAGTCCATATATGGGATGGTCCGGCGTGCAAGACACAGCGCTCTATATAGATGAGAGTTGACCCTGCTGAGGTCAACCACATTCAACCAGAGTGCGTCTGGCCACACGCACACTTCATCCGTGAATGCCGGTGTGTGTAATGTCACAACAAAGCTGGAAATATATGTATTCATATCATTTATGTTTACTCCGCATACGCTTGTACTGTGTATGTTATCAATCCCAACATTCATATACAGGAGATTTAAAATACCTCCACACTTTCCATCGATTTGAAAATTTGAAAGTGTTCATTTCCAACAGCTTTGAATAGGCTGCGTCTGACAGATATTCAATAAGAAAGTTTTACATTGATCAAATTTTGATGAAAATCCACTCCCTGAATCGACTAAATCACATTTAAGTGCATTTGTCCCCGAACTACTCACTACACCGAGCATGTAGCCAAAAAGTGACTCGCCGTTCCAATAAATCGCCCGCCAATCGGGGCAAAGCGGCGAGAAACGTAAATTAATCTGAATGACAAGAAATGAATCACCCATCGACAAACCACCACGGTTTCCTGTTGGCACGGCCCTGACTGACCAGCAACCTACACGACACAATATGCTAGACACCATATACACCATACACGGCACCGGCTGTTTCCTGGCTCAGGAACCTGTTTGGATGCTTCTTGTGGGGGCCAACCAAGCAGAATCAATGGAGCATCTGTAACGAGGACTTGGACCCCTGTTTGTGGGGCTCTTGGTGGGCGCATTATGGGCAGCTGCTTCAAATTTAGAAATATAGAAAAGATGATAGCAAGAAAGTTGCCAGAATATAAAACTAGAAACACGTTAACACATGTTTAGTAGAACAAATcgaatattttttgtttggacTGAGAAAATCAAATTATTTGACTGTTGTACTGACTGATTATCCTGGGAGGGTACGGCTTTTAAAGcaaatgacagaaaaacaagTCTCACTGATGTATTTGGCATGCGTGAGAGGTAGGAGTTGAGTTGGACAATTATTTGGCAAATAAGTCAAGTGTGCAGCTTTGACTCAGAATAGGATGAACAGTTTTTCCACTTAGTTCACTCGTATCTCATCCAAAAGCAGCAATTTGCTCAAcactgctgttgtttttgctttgaGTTTCTCTCACCAGTGACTTCACAATGCTTCCACATTGCATTGGCTGTGCTTTATATCAGTGGAATATAATCATGCCAACAATTTCATTGCAAACATGTAAAATCTTTCAATTTGTCATTTATCTGCTCAAGTCGCTCTCATGCGGATTGATCTTGAGAACAggatgcaggaaaaaaaaaaccttactgTATTCTTTTACAGAGCTAATACACTACCTGTATTATTTGTaatatgtatacatactgtATCGGATCGAACTAGCCTAGAGGTCATATCAAAACGTGTGACAATTATTGTGTGGCTGAAGGACTGGACTCGAATGTCTCCAGGTGCTGCCCAAAGACCCAGTGGCCCTAATGAAGTTTGTACACTGTACAAGTTTAAACAGCTAACTCGGTCTAtctatgaaaaataataaaaagttattttttacaGTGAGCTGGCATCCCAAAAGTATGAGAAGCGACTGCATTATTTTCCCACAATTTATCTGTAGTAAAAGAAAACTAATCAATAAGAAGACTGTGTTAAAGAAAGGTCAGCTGTATTTCCCTCACAACCATGAACGGGGGCCAAGCACGGATCGCTCATAGCAACAAGGGcatcaaatgtaaaataacgGTCTCTAAAGGTCTCGTTTTACAGCAATGAaccatgttgttgttgaccTATGTACATGTTAATAGCATTAAATAAGCAGCTTTGCATCTGGTTTGCTTTCCCCAGGTGGATAAAGGGAGTTAACCTGTGACTGGTGAGCAGGCTGCAGGCATAACGCACACATTTCCCACGTGCATATCAACTAAGTCTCCAGAACAACAATCCCTGGGGTAGGATTAGGAGTAGAACCCGACGTGCTCCGAGGTCAACACATAACACGTCTATCGAGACACATTCGTATTCCCGTGGTGCTTGAAATCGGAGCACAGTTTATGAATACGCTTTACACGTTTGATTAGAAAGTGGAGTAAATTCCTTTCATCTGATTTTGAAACCCAAAGACCTTTAACATGAATAGCCCAACAATTACCAGCATTGTAATGATACTGGATGGTGCACattctcagctgctgtgtgcctGTGCCTTTCACACGCGCCAGAACCTCACTTAGAGGGTTTGGGGGTAAAAGTTGGGAGGAAGATTGATTAGTTTCTTTCAGGCCGTAACTTTTCTCCCCCAAACACAATGGTTCTTTGTCCCGAGCTACAAGCCAATCCTGAATTTTGCTTTGGTGGATTTTAGTGGCAGTCTAAAGCTTTCTGGCTATATTCAGTTTTATTAGATTTTTCTCCAATGGCTTGGCTTTCCATTTAACTTTGCTTTCTGCCTTTATATCCATCCCGTTTTCACCCATCTTCTCTCCCCTGAAATGAATCACACCTTtaaatcttgtgtgtgtgtgagagcctgtATTAATGAGCAATCCAGATCTGAAATCCAGATCAATACTTATatacacaaaaatgtttcaCACAATCGTTGGTGTCTCCATCGTTagtctcgctctctttctctgtagCGAAACTTATGTCACAAACGGCCCAGTGAACATGTGCATGCGTGTTTTCACGGCTGTGGAGTCTTGTCTGAGCCCTCGGGCTCTTAAATGTCTTTGGAACCGAGCCAGTCTTATTGAGCAGACAGGGTACACATGTACAGTacaaagaaacaacatttttaCTGTTTAGCATCAGTTGCCTGACCCTCACCCAAAAAATGGCGAGGCCAAAAAGTGGTTTATCTCTTTTGGAGAAAGCTGCTCCAGGAAGGATAGTGAATAAAGAAATACTAATAGTATTTTGAAGTAGAGCAGAACCCCAGATACCACAGATCAAAGTCTGTCAAAAAGTAATGGCGAGTACTGCTGCATATTTAAGTTGTATAAAGCCTTTTGTGTCTCCAGAAGGAGCTGCATGGAATCTAATTGCATCAGTTGAGGAAAACTGAAAAGTAcgattttgaaaatgaaacaaaaactcTGACATTTGGTGTCTGCTTTTAATCTTTGCTTGAGGCCTGCGGCTCTAGGCTACATTTGCAGCCACTAATAAAATACCCCCTAATCTCTGACTGAAATGTAGCCAGGCAAGTAGCATTGTGCGTAGTTTGCAAGGCGGCATGTTGGGGATAAAAAGATATCTCTGGTTCTCCTGCAGCaatctttttaatctttttttctaaactgCCCGTCTCACCTCAAGGCCGCTGTTAAAGAAATACTTCAGACACAGAATGACAATTGGTGAATCAATTAGATGAAAGTTTTTAGACTTTGATAGTTGTAACAACGGAAAAGCGATTTCAAAATGTCTGTTTACTAACTCACAACCTGTGCAGTATAATTCAAGTAGCATTCCCCAACGCTTTATAGGCTTTGGATTGTAGTGGATACAAAGTTGTACAACATATTAGAGTATGCTTATAGCACAGGAGAGTCACAGGAAAGATGGAAGGCCGCTTGTTAAAATTCTGGAGGAACAATATAGAATAGTATTCGTTATATTTCTCCGGTAAATAGGAGAAATTGTCTCGGCGCGTTTGAACTTATTAGTGTAGAGCCACTAAATGTTCATGTCAAGTGGAGCTCATCACACGTATCGTGGTACTCAGTTATGTGGTGAAAGATCTGTGAGCATCAATGAGTTGCTTCCAGGTGTGGATGTCTAAGGTGTATGCTCTGTTTAAATGGGTAGATGCTGAAAATGAGTGAGCTCTGTCAAAATATCCACGGCAAGCAATACTTCATCCTCTGCCTGACTTAGAAACAAAAATTAAAGCTGGCGATCAAGTTTCACATTCAGCGACCTGTTTTAGAAAAGTTGGCGAGCGTTATGTTTAAATATCAATTGCGTCTCTATTGTTACGTTGAGTAAAAAGCAGACTTCAATGTGTCATTATATGCGAATTTCTCTTACCTGTAGTGTCGAAAAATCTCTTCTTCCACCTCTGTGATGAAATGACACTTTGTACAAGAgtactccctctctcctcctcccccccctcctttgtctCCGCCAGCCTCTTCCTCAGCCTTTACGTTTGGCGGCGCCCCCTTGAGGTTGATCAGAGAGTGGCAGCCTTCGTAGTGCTGCAGCAACACGTCGATGTCGGTGGTGGCAAACGCACACTGGTCACACAAGTGGGTGACGCCTGGATTTAGAGAGGAGAAGGCCGGACACAGTCAGGAGGCACGAGACCAAAGGGAATCTTATTGACACAATAAAGCAGATGAGGTGTGACCTTGAAGTGTAACCTTGAATACCTTGTGTGACAACAGGGTGGGCTGGGCTGGAGGCGTAAAAAGTCGATCCCGAAATCACAGCGAGGTCACCTCTAGGATTATGAGGGGTCATGCTGGGCGAGCTGGCGGCGGCAGGTTTCGATCCGACcgcgtcctgctgctgctgcttggtgGACGGCGGGAACTTGATACAGCATTTCGGGCAGCTGGGCTTCCGACACGCAAAGGGGTGAGAGACCTGTGTGGACGGAGTCGGACGCAGCTCATTGAAGACAAGCGCGCTCTGGTCATCACTGAACTGGAGTTcagaatttaacattttattttcttccgcTGTGATTTGATGACACGGTGTGAATGTGGATCATTCACTTAACGAAGCCAAACCccatatttctttctttgttcaTTTCTAACAGCTGCAACGGCACCGCTTGGCAGCTGGCACAAAGGAGGGCGGGGGCGAGGGTGGGCGGAGTAGTCGAAGCAAGGGAATTTTAACTAGGCTGGAAAATTGGAACAATTAACTTTACACTTGTTTAATATACTGCATTTGTATTTATCTCTGTGCTTGCAAAATAGTGCAATTCTCCTCCCGAATGCCAAGTAACCCCCAAAACACAGAGCAAATCCACATTTGAATATATCTTTGTGTCTCACCTCGCCCAGGTGCTTGTGTGGCTGACAGAGGCCCTGCGGACAGTACATGCAGTGCTGGATGCAGCATCTGTGGATGGAGTGGTTGTGCTGGTAGTGCAGGAGCAAAGGTGCTACCACGATCACGTCTGCACTGTGGGCCATCGAGTATCGGAAGTCACACAGCTGACAGTTGTAACTGGTCACGACTGCTTCTGAATCACTGCTGTTGGGGTCTCCTGggagcagaaaaacaaagcgCAAAGGCCTGTTGAAAAGACCATTCCTGCGATGGTAGAATCAAGCTCCGCAGTTGACGAGAGAGAGTAGGGCCACCTATTGGGGTGGGGGTATTTGAAGCAGCAGATAAGTAAAAGTCATCATAGTACtagaggaaataaaaataatgagttGATCTTCTGCGGCCAAGCATGTAAAGAAATTCAGAACCACGCTGCGACATACTTTCTCTCCGTTTCATTACCTTGGCTGGTGCTGGATGTGTTGGACGACGGATCTTTGCGGCTTTTGGATGACATTCGGCTTCTCTCTCCCCCatcccgtctcccccctctctccctctctccgtccACCGCCCTAGGCGTAGAGTGGCCGGGGCTCACCGTACCCCCCGCGGTCATCCGGTGTCTTTGTTCATAGTGCTCTAAAAGCTTCGCCGAGCCTCCCGACCCCTCAcagctccagctgcagcatTTGCACCAATAATACGTCTGCACAGCGTCCCGAGCGGGCTCCCCAGTCCAGCTCGAGGAATCTGGGGACCCCCTGACCGGGATGGAGTAACCGACCAAAGAGTCATCGTCCGCTCGCACCGCCACTCTCTCCGCCCCGTCCAGGATCAgaccccctcccttcccctggTTGTCGTGCATTGCCAGGTTATTGGTGGCCAGCTGGGGCGTGGTCGAGGGGCTTTTCACTTTATTTGGATGCGAGGACATGAAGTGTTGTTCGAGTTCTAACGAATTACTGCCCATGTACGTGAAGTTGCAGAATTTGCAGCGAAAGTACTTGGTGTTCCCCTGGCAATCAGAGGTCTTCCGGCCAATCCCAATCAGCGTCCCCCCCAGCGTCACCTGTCGACAAGCAGAAAGAGGCAAAGAGGATTCTGTTAAAGGTGGGAGTGAAAATCAATCTCTGAATATCATACATattcaagattcaaagatttttatggTCAGATACACACGCCCCGTGTATTGACATTCTTTTCCTTGCCTTTCCgcaaagccgaccaattttaaaataaaattaaaaatacaatatttacataaatgtacatgaaataaaaataaaaatgaggtaaggcagaaatgaggtaaggaggaaaagtgcaaaactgagcaggttgtaaaagaaaaacttaaatgaaatgaaatgtgtgcaatataaattaacagtacagtaacagtaagtgaaatcctaacaagctacatattatatacatattatacagATGATTCAAACTTGATGAAGAAACGTGACTCGGCAACGACACGACCACAATCGTTACTCCAATTGGGTCTGGATTTAGACACTTATACTTATAATAATGGATGACAGactgacatgtaatgtaaaaacaaaggTGTCTTGAACAAATGAATTCTGCACTGTACCGGACCCTGAGCCTTCTTATTTTGCAAATGTGTCTACAGTGGGGTGCACTTCCATTGGTGAAATTAAACCATTATTCATATGAGAAAAAATAGCAGTAAGACTAATTATGGATGCAAGAGGACGAACCAACAATCAACAGTGTAGTATTACCTGAAACTTTgcaaaagttgttgtttttaggtCAGAAGTTGGTGACCTTTAAGGACATTTTACTTTTAGTGTTCATGGACTACTTTAAAGCCCATATGTAATTCAGACGTCAGCCTCACACTGTGGATTGGACCACACAACGATTAAAAGGGGTGCAAAATAAGCTTTTTAATGTAGTAACAGCGTTGTTTTCTGCCTGAGAACccaccttttttctttccttataCATTACAGTGAGGGGATTAAACATAATTACAAAAATCTAATGAAATTGTCATTTTTAATTGCTATGCGGGAGATATTAAATCCATGCTTCAtgctaaaacaaacacaatccaTCATTTTCTATATGTAGCTGGCACAATTAAAGGTCATTCATTTCTAACCAACCAACTATTATCATATCAGGCTCTATTGTGGCATGCAACGAGCCATGATTTGTTATAACCGAGCCAGCAGCCTGCTTTTCTATTAGTTCAGCTCCTTGACTGAAGGAGATTATTTTGTGCAGCTTGTTATATCGGTGAGGCGGCAACTTGGCAAGTCTTGGGCTGACATACATTAGGCCTACTGCACGAAATGGACTGGTTTCTTTTGGATATGTGGATCGGTGCTGACTGGGGGCAGTCTTGTTATGGAGGTTTGGCAAGAATGCAATGCAACTGGTAAGCACCATTTTTAGTGAGCAAAGACATACGCTTTCATAATTTCACATTTCATAAAAGGGCATTCAGCTGGATTTTTGCAATGGAAATTATAATTATTTCAAtcattattataaaataattttacacattatgttgggtttttttagGACTTATACGAGGTTGAAAACTCCCAATAAATATTCTATTCATTAATGAATGCCTCCATCTAGGTCCTAATTATGTTATTTTGGGATACTAACACGGAGATataatttgttttcagttttttgcaATTAGATCTTGGTAAATAAACCTCCCCCTCTTTGAGTGTCAAGGAcaataacaatgataataacTGTCAGCTATTGccagagaaaaacatttatacatgctaaaaaaaaaaaacagggcaaatagtaaaataaaaatgtgaaatggTCCATTTCAGCTTGGTGGAAGAGAATTACTTCAGAAGGCTAAATGAGGGCTATTACTGTGTGTGATCTCATAAAAGCAATCATCCAATCATCACGTCCCACGGACCAGGCCCAGGCAATTAGAGACAAGCCAAACATCAAGTCATTATggcagaaagacacagagaggaacAAGGGAGGGAAAATGGAGAGAAGACAGGCCGAGGACAAGTGGGACACGTTGAGGGAAAGGCGGAGGAAAGAGGCCACAGATGGATGAAAAGCAAATCGAGAAGCAAGAGCAAAGCAAAGGGGAGTTGGAGTAAGAAAAGAGTGAGCAAACAAAGAGGGCAGAGCTGAGTTGAAGGTgaaggaaagacaaagacaaatgatGAGGAACACAACTGCAGAAGAGAGGCAGAAAAAGAAAGTTAAATGTGTCTGACAGCTGTTTGATTACACAGCCTAACAGTCGATTAGAACTACTGGTTTCAGAGGCTTCCTACTAGCGGTCCCTTCAGCTCCCtactctcctttcctcttccatCTCTCAGTGCTTTTTCCCCGCAATGTCATTGGTTGACAGGGAATCTCACCTCAGCAAATGACAACATGGAATTTTCCAAACGTGggcgggagagagaaaaagtgagcaaggagggatggagagaataGAGGGCCCTttcattgggtttttttttcaatatatatatattttcactttcactccATGATGACGACTTAAACCCACCGGATTTTCTAtttctgactgtgtgtgtgtgtgtgtgtatgtccatTACGTGACTTGCGGCCATTACAGAGTCCTGATTTAAGTGGAATGAAACTCCTCGACAATTTCTCATACACACATAAACAGTTTGAAAAATCTAcatgtttattaaatcaactCGTTTAAACATTCCAGACAAAGCTGTACTGTTCACACAAAAGTCCTAAATCTTGTGCAAGTGTACCAATAACTGTAGTAGaccaaggggaaaaaaaacgtacaaTTACAAGCAACAACTGTGGGCCCCCGTGACGCCCACACGGGCCTCTGAGAATGCTCCATTATTTAACACGGCACGTCTTTAGCCTCGGGCCTCGTCTACACACAGATTTTGGAGGCTTCCTACGAAAGCCCCAGGTGAGAGGCTATTTGGCGTCGGCTCCGCGCTCGCTGTTTAATTAAAGGTCGGGAGGATCGCCGATGCGTCGACTAGCGGGCTAAACATCTGACCTGCCGCAGAGACACAGGCCACGTGGTGAGGAGATGCCCGGGGGCGAGCCTCCACAAACTGAGCCTTCACAGCTTCGTTTAGGGGAGAAAACCTTTCTGGAAGGTTGTCTTAAATTCTATTCAATAATATTCATTgcattgtgaatattttttctcATGAAATCACATGCCATGATGAGACAAACGCTTCTGGACTCATGAAACACTGAAATCAGATACAACTAATTATTCAACAAGGTATATAAAATGCATGCGCACACTTCACATTAGAGGATCTCAATGTTTCCTCATTTACAAATAATGACCTGTTAAAGGTTTTTCACTTCTACTTCTCCCTCGAAAGACGACTTAGTTAATTTAAGTTATATCTAATCTAATTCAATTGAAATGAGCTATTAAAAAGGAGCTCGAAAGATCTGCATGAGTTTACACGAGGCAATAAATGTTGTGTTCGCATGCTTTCAAATAACATTTTCAGAGCAAAGATAAACATATAAATACACTTGGCTGAGGCTTCAATATCTACGTAATTAAACTGTGTACAATGTTAAGTAGACACTTGGCAGGTTTTTGTTCTCAACAAACTCTACGGCTGTTTCACTGTAACTAAATCACCAAGACCCGAATTGATTGTCTCATCTGTTGATGTCCAGACTGCAGGTGCAAATTACTGACTGACATTTTAATGTGGCATGATGGAATATCATTACAGTAATTGAGGTATAATTGAATCATCTTTCAGTACATGGACGGCACTTATCTTGAAGGAATATGAATTTTCTAAATTTCTGCTTTTATCCTGCACAGTAGCTCCCGTCCGATAAAGGACCTTGTCCTTTTTATGCAAATTTAGTGCTGAATATAAGGGATGAGCAATGAATGTTGATTTATTAGCCATCATGTACAACACTATACAACACAATACCAAGTAgaccgtttgtgtgtctgtgtttgtgtgtgtgtccacctgtGTGTTGCCAGGTGCAATATTTGTCAGTGTCTTTCTAGGCCAGTCTATAAAATGTCATAACATGGCCCACAATGCCTCACTGCCAAATAACACACACCTTATGGCACAAATCATTCGCAGATTGTTCGACCCAATAAATTGCTCAGTTAAACAATGGGCCTAGATGTATTACCAGTTGGTGCTAGCGTTTAATTGGTTCCTCATTTTGAGAGTTCCCAAGCATTAAACAATGTGCAGGAAATGATTGTAAAGGTTTAATGAATTTGCCAAGTACCGTCTGCAGTAGCACATTTGAAATAAACACTACTGAaagaacacaatattttaaaaatgttctctAACAAAACAgaatcctgattcctgattcctaacagaacatttgtattcatgacAAGCAGATGCAAAATATGTAAAAGGGATGCATTCAGAGCTGCACATCTCTAAAGAGGTTCTTGAACCAAAATAAAACCTTCTCTCTCTGAGATATTTAAATTCCCAATTCTCTGTTGGCTGAGACGAGCTTAGTAAAAAAGGGGGCAGCACTGTATCCTCTGCATATCTTATGTCATTGAGGCTTTCTTGGACCATGACATGAAATTTGCAAAAGAATGTTGATCACTGACCACTTTACCCTCCTTCCCATTTATTCAATGCCGTCACACCAAGAGAACCTGTGTTCATTAACCACGGCGAGTGCTCACCTGTACGTCATATGTGCCGTTCATCATGACGGCCCTGTGCTGTTGAATGTGCACATCTGGTCTGGTCTTCCACGACTCTTTGGCTTGGTTCCTCTGCCCCTGTCCGGCCTGTACATCTGGGAGCAGAAAACACAAGAAGCGGTTCGAAGCGGATAAACAAAGGGGAGGTCAGACTGCCAGGGGCACAACAATCAGAGGACACGTGTGACCTCTCAGGAAGAAACTTAACATTCAGATCGACAATcagcaggttgttgttgttgcagggaACCGGTCGACCTGGAGTATACATCAATAAGCTTTACAAaactaaaatttaaaaaaaatgtggtttTAAGGCTCTGGATCCGCGTTATTTCAAACTCCAATCTAATTCACACCTTGAGCATCATTACATGTCGAGCGCTGGAGTTACCTAGAGGCGTGTTTTGGGGAGCCATGTTGTGGAGGGCCAGGATGTGCGTGTCCAGGGCGGCATCCTGCCGTGTGCGATTGTGCAGGCCCAGATGATACTTCCTAAAGTGCTTCACCAGGTCGGCGGGGTCGTTCCCATAGTAACCGTAGCCGCACACGTTGCACTTGAAGTCCTGCAGTTTAGGAGAGGGGCTGGAAGAAAGTGGCGGGGTGTCAGTTGTCGACTCCTCCCCTGCTTCCTGtcgggggaggtggtgggggccggagaggagatgAGCAGCGAGGTGATCTGCCTCCCCTCGgcctctttccctcctctctccttcatctGACCCCTTCTCACCGTCCTCGACCTCCGAGTGGCTCTCGAGTCTGTCACTTAACGCCGCTCCCCCGTGGTTGGCtcttccccttctctctctcctcccccttcgcTCCTCGTTGCTGTAGGCCTCCCCAACAGACAAGGGAGAGATGGATGAGGATGCGCACTCgctctcgccctcctcctcctgctgctcctcatcgCCCCTGATCCGGTCAGAGGATTCTGGTTCAGAGGGACGGTTTATTCGTTCGGCCTCCGCTCCgactctcccctcctcctctccctcctcttcctcttctcccgctggcctcctcccctcttcctcctcctcctcctcctctcctcctacaCTCCGGATAGGGGGATTCTTCTTCCTCACCATCTCTGAGAATTGGAAAGAGACATGGGGagaataaattgttttttgctGCATCGTTGACTGATATGTTGACATTAACAGATACAAAGTGTCTCAGATAATCTACAGCGgattgcatgcacacacacacacacacacacacacacacacacacgctaataACATTTTCTGACAATGATGTCTGTGTACAGAAtagctttgatttgatttagaaatgtgtgtgaCGATGCTCAACGGCGGACCTCGTCAAAGAGCAGCCCCAGCATCAGAAACATCTCAGCTGTGAGAGGTTTCTTAGGGATGTGTGTTCGGGATGTTTGTTGCGTCCTAAAGTGCAactttatttctctttcctctctcaaACGGGAGTGAATCGTTTTTATCGTTATGGAAACCATCCGTGGGAAACTGTGCCCGGACCACATCAAAACCCAAAACCATATCTGAGGGACTGCGAAGTAGGGGTggtagggagagagagaggagcgggaAGAGAATGGACGACAGACAACCACATCAAACCCTACTGGCCGTATCAGAGAGATGGATGAGGGGAGGCGGCAGACTGCAATTCATCCCCTCCAGCGATCCCCTCTCGCCTGCTTTCTTGCATCTCTTTCTGCGCgcctttcattcttttttttcatctctcatTGCCCTCTGTGTCACCTCTTGACCctttcttctcatttttcaaTCTCGGCTCTTCTTTTCCATTTTAAATCTCTCATTTTAGAATCAACATAACAAGACTCAAAAGGTACTTTTCAGTCACGTTTTGATCT from Gasterosteus aculeatus chromosome 10, fGasAcu3.hap1.1, whole genome shotgun sequence carries:
- the trps1 gene encoding zinc finger transcription factor Trps1 isoform X2; translation: MVRKKNPPIRSVGGEEEEEEEEGRRPAGEEEEEGEEEGRVGAEAERINRPSEPESSDRIRGDEEQQEEEGESECASSSISPLSVGEAYSNEERRGRRERRGRANHGGAALSDRLESHSEVEDGEKGSDEGERRERGRGEADHLAAHLLSGPHHLPRQEAGEESTTDTPPLSSSPSPKLQDFKCNVCGYGYYGNDPADLVKHFRKYHLGLHNRTRQDAALDTHILALHNMAPQNTPLDVQAGQGQRNQAKESWKTRPDVHIQQHRAVMMNGTYDVQVTLGGTLIGIGRKTSDCQGNTKYFRCKFCNFTYMGSNSLELEQHFMSSHPNKVKSPSTTPQLATNNLAMHDNQGKGGGLILDGAERVAVRADDDSLVGYSIPVRGSPDSSSWTGEPARDAVQTYYWCKCCSWSCEGSGGSAKLLEHYEQRHRMTAGGTVSPGHSTPRAVDGERERGGRRDGGERSRMSSKSRKDPSSNTSSTSQGDPNSSDSEAVVTSYNCQLCDFRYSMAHSADVIVVAPLLLHYQHNHSIHRCCIQHCMYCPQGLCQPHKHLGEVSHPFACRKPSCPKCCIKFPPSTKQQQQDAVGSKPAAASSPSMTPHNPRGDLAVISGSTFYASSPAHPVVTQGVTHLCDQCAFATTDIDVLLQHYEGCHSLINLKGAPPNVKAEEEAGGDKGGGGGGEREYSCTKCHFITEVEEEIFRHYRRVHACCRCRRCDFTAPDSSALLDHFNSAHCHESSPSLSALTTTSLPSSLTPPLTLAANGCSAPSTLAIKEESKGDLRLLYSLAPPEGRLAEGGREEAGRVVKSEGGEEKEREREKGWVLGETRGLGERGGEQAHGLLWVPKERMGPEREVERGSGGGSPSLFSSPLSLSFVSANHEASQQKRAVTSPSMVYLGDTKSFLGDTKSFLGDARLYGAGRPGGAIAGGGEKPSRMSQQYTGGGGGGGGGGSGGGGGGGGQEKGGAAKEESQSLLRRRRGSGVFCANCLTTKTSLWRKNSNGGYVCNACGLYQKLHSTPRPLNIIKQNNGEQIIRRRTRKRINPDPLSSETPAPKQQRITSEERLNGEESDRSFASIKNQQPSPRSRSPRSTQAFLANQTLEIHRRMPPLLLPSHPPSSLVAEGNGGVVEGGTVSKGDGGKGGGGSERGSPIEKYMRPAKPSSYSPPGSPIEKYQYPLFSLPLPLTLSPDLTPESDWLRFWTKYKMAAASGVPGSISNLSSPGGLGNNALYLSAMVAPGQHHQQSYTVPYCASPFSPLPPPPAPPHYPPPPLHSQTSSPSLENDAPLDLAIRQRDTSAANAQLSTNGPERRRQEVPVAERLRDNWKGEREEDEERMEEGGSSKEEVGREEKDDLTKCQPSVPSTRAMVHAATQDELTNRCLHCGIYFLDEVMYALHMSCHGDQGPYQCGFCLHVCVDRYDFTTHIQRGLHRYSDKTPHEKGPEQDGLTQDVTPMSEQQNVTSGENDKGDPSEVADGSDDVVGVCPDNRADGTTGNEATDDETEVEKEAREDHDITNQVLGDEMVSESNDVIAKPKEVTTVAESENVDENTE